Proteins found in one Magnolia sinica isolate HGM2019 chromosome 5, MsV1, whole genome shotgun sequence genomic segment:
- the LOC131245493 gene encoding cyclic phosphodiesterase-like produces the protein MTAVYSVWATPPAHVSERLKQLMRNLRAEFGGPEFEPHVTVVGAMRLTEKDGVRKLEAACQGLKPYTARINTVSRGTFFYQCVYLLLDPTPEVLETSAHTCGHFAYMRSTPYMPHLSLLYGDLTDEEKEKAVERTKSHDPEICNLSFEVSSLTLYETDTEDITLKSWKKVADCNLVKE, from the exons ATGACGGCAGTTTATTCGGTGTGGGCGACTCCCCCCGCGCACGTTAGCGAGAGGCTGAAGCAGCTGATGCGGAACCTAAGAGCCGAGTTCGGGGGACCCGAGTTCGAACCGCACGTGACCGTAGTCGGAGCCATGCGTCTGACGGAGAAAGACGGGGTGCGGAAGCTGGAAGCCGCTTGCCAGGGACTCAAGCCGTATACGGCCCGTATAAATACGGTATCCAGAGGGACTTTCTTCTACCAGTGCGTTTACCTCCTCCTCGACCCTACTCCCGAG GTGTTGGAAACCAGTGCACATACCTGTGGCCATTTTGCATACATGCGCTCAACCC CTTATATGCCACATTTGAGCCTCCTTTATGGAGATTTAACTGATGAAGAGAAGGAGAAAGCTGTTGAGAGAACCAAATCCCATGATCCAGAGATTTGCAATCTGAGTTTCGAAGTCTCTAGCCTTACCTTGTATGAAACAGACACTGAAGATATAACCCTGAAGTCATGGAAGAAGGTGGCGGACTGCAATCTCGTAAAAGAGTAA
- the LOC131245494 gene encoding serine/threonine-protein phosphatase 5: MQMSSMGDATNSSAERAEELKLLANEAFNAHKFSQAIDLYSQAIELNGQNAVYWANRALAHTKLEEYGSAIQDATKAIEINSKYSKGYYRRGAAYLAMGKFKEALKDFQQVKRICPNDPDATKKLKECEKAVQKLRFEEAIAVQDSERRSVAESIDFHTIDVEPQYAGARIEGDVVTLEFVKKMMDDFKNQKCIHKRYAYQIVFQAMEMLRALPSLVDITVPVGNHFTVCGDIHGQYYDLLNIFELNGLPSEENPYLFNGDFVDRGSFSLECILTLFAFKCMSPSAIYLARGNHESKSMNKIYGFEGEVRSKLSEIFVELFAEVFCCLPLAHVINEKVFVVHGGLFSVDGVKLSDIRAIDRFCEPPEEGLMCELLWSDPQPIPGRGPSKRGVGLSFGGDVTKRFLQENNLDLVVRSHEVKDEGYEIEHDGRLITVFSAPNYCDQMGNKGAFIRFKAPEMKPDIVSFDAVPHPDVKPMAYANNFLRMFS, translated from the exons ATGCAAATGAGCAGTATGGGTGACGCTACAAATTCATCAGCTGAACGAGCTGAAGAACTCAAACTCCTTGCAAATGAAGCGtttaatg CTCACAAGTTTTCTCAAGCTATTGATTTGTATAGTCAAGCCATCGAATTAAATGGTCAGAATGCTGTTTATTGGGCAAATCGTGCATTGGCCCACACTAAACTTGAGGAGTATGGAAGTGCCATACAGGATGCAACAAAAGCTATTGAAATCAATTCTAAATATTCAAAG GGTTATTATAGGCGAGGTGCCGCATATCTTGCCATGGGAAAATTTAAGGAAGCCTTGAAAGATTTTCAACAG GTCAAAAGAATTTGTCCAAATGATCCTGATGCTACCAAGAAGTTGAAGGAATGTGAGAAAGCAGTACAAAAACTCAGATTTGAAGAAGCCATTGCTGTACAAGATTCTGAGAGACGCTCTGTTGCTGAATCTATAGATTTTCATACCATAG ATGTGGAGCCACAGTATGCTGGTGCACGGATAGAGGGAGATGTTGTTACTTTGGAATTTGTTAAGAAAATGATGGATGACTTCAAAAACCAGAAGTGCATACACAAACG ATATGCATACCAGATTGTCTTCCAAGCCATGGAAATGCTGCGAGCTTTGCCTTCTCTTGTTGATATAACTGTTCCAGTCGGCAATCATTTTACAGTTTGTGGTGACATACATGGTCAG TATTACGACCTATTGAACATATTTGAGCTGAATGGGCTCCCCTCAGAAGAGAATCCCTATCTCTTCAATGGCGACTTTGTGGATCGTGGTTCCTTTTCTCTTGAATGCATTCTCACACTATTTGCATTCAAGTGTATGTCTCCGTCAG CTATTTATCTTGCTAGAGGAAATCATGAGAGCAAGAGCATGAACAAAATATATGGTTTTGAGGGCGAAGTCAGATCGAAGTTGAGCGAAATATTTGTTGAGCTCTTCGCAGAAGTATTCTGTTGCTTACctttagctcatgtcataaatGAAAAGGTCTTTGTAGTTCATGGTGGTCTTTTTAGTGTTGATGGGGTGAAACTCTCTGACATTAGAGCGATTGATCGGTTTTGTGAGCCTCCTGAGGAAG GGTTGATGTGCGAATTACTTTGGAGTGATCCACAACCTATTCCTGGAAGAGGCCCCAGCAAGCGTGGTGTCGGTCTTTCATTCGGTGGTGATGTGACGAAGAGATTTTTACAGGAAAATAATCTAG ATCTAGTTGTTCGATCCCATGAAGTGAAGGATGAGGGCTATGAGATTGAACATGATGGTAGGCTTATTACTGTATTTTCTGCTCCAAACTACTGTGACCAG ATGGGTAACAAGGGTGCATTCATACGTTTTAAAGCCCCGGAGATGAAGCCAGATATTGTCTCTTTCGATGCAGTG CCTCATCCGGATGTCAAGCCAATGGCATATGCAAACAACTTTCTGCGAATGTTCTCTTGA